One region of Wyeomyia smithii strain HCP4-BCI-WySm-NY-G18 chromosome 3, ASM2978416v1, whole genome shotgun sequence genomic DNA includes:
- the LOC129730699 gene encoding 5-aminolevulinate synthase, erythroid-specific, mitochondrial isoform X2, producing MPCPFLTRLSTSYVRNYGPALLKAYGSQCPVVTRTISTLQGNMPTGSGPVGAEPAVGTATALKEPVATPKLEVKQQNRALSSLQQPKEKEEGKKCPFLSSAAPHVKELGEESVDMPASRPFPYEEFFHDQIMRKKKDHSYRVFKKVNRLAEEGKFPQALEYSWGKRPITVWCSNDYLGMSCHPEVKKAVSQALETYGAGAGGTRNISGNSLNHENLEKRLAELHQKEGALLFTSCFVANDSTLFTLAKALPGCHIFSDAGNHASMIQGIRNSGVPKHIFRHNDPAHLRELLSKVDTSLPKIVAFETVHSMTGAICPLEELCDVAHEYGALTFVDEVHAVGLYGEHGAGVGEREGVLHKMDMISGTLGKAFGNVGGYVASTSRLIDMVRSYAAGFIFTTSLPPTVLCGALKAINILASDVGRQLRAQHQENVRYLRTKLREEGFPVEHTPSHIIPVKIGNPAQCTELSDLMIKRFGHYIQAINYPTVARGEEKLRLAPTPHHTREMMDILVRDLKIVWIDLGLPLNGPPCTAECTFCRKPLLFDRFESRTKSSCAAEINCQIPNCPQIAAIAN from the exons ATGCCTTGCCCATTCCTGACCCGTCTGAGCACCAGCTATGTGCGCAACTATGGCCCCGCCCTGTTGAAGGCCTACGGTTCCCAGTGCCCGGTCGTTACGCGTACGATTTCGACCCTCCAGGGAAACATGCCGACTGGTAGCGGCCCGGTAGGTGCTGAGCCCGCCGTTGGTACGGCTACGGCCTTGAAGGAGCCGGTAGCAACTCCCAAGCTGGAGGTTAAGCAGCAAAATCGCGCCCTTAGCTCGCTGCAGCAGCCCAAGGAGAAGGAGGAAGGCAAGAAGTGTCCGTTCCTGAGCTCGGCCGCGCCGCATGTCAAGGAACTTGGAGAGGAAAGCGTGGATATGCCTGCTAGTCGGCCGTTCCCGTACGAGGAATTTTTCCATGATCAAATCATGCGTAAGAAGAAGGACCATTCGTATCGCGTTTTCAAAAAAGTAAATCGTTTGGCGGAGGAAGGAAAGTTCCCGCAAGCGTTGGAATACTCATGGGGTAAGCGTCCGATTACGGTCTGGTGCTCAAACGACTATCTCGGCATGTCCTGTCATCCGGAGGTGAAGAAGGCCGTTTCTCAAGCGTTGGAAACGTACGGAGCCGGTGCTGGTGGAACGCGTAACATTTCCGGCAACTCTTTGAATCACGAGAACCTGGAAAAACGTTTAGCTGAGCTTCACCAAAAAGAGGGGGCTCTTTTATTCACCTCGTGTTTCGTTGCGAACGATTCTACGCTTTTCACTCTAGCTAAAGCTTTACCGGGATGTCATATCTTTTCGGATGCCGGAAACCACGCTTCGATGATACAAGGTATTCGAAACAGTGGAGTGCCCAAGCATATTTTCCGTCACAATGATCCTGCTCATTTACGGGAATTACTTTCGAAGGTGGATACGTCGTTGCCTAAAATTGTTGCATTTGAAACTGTTCACTCTATGACGGGAGCTATCTGCCCACTAGAAGAACTGTGCGATGTTGCTCATGAGTATGGAGCTTTGACGTTCGTAGACGAAGTTCATGCTGTCGGGTTATATGGTGAACACGGAGCGGGTGTGGGTGAGAGAGAAGGAGTACTCCATAAAATGGACATGATTTCGGGGACGCTTGGTAAAGCGTTTGGAAATGTGGGTGGTTACGTTGCCAGTACCTCGCGTTTGATAGATATGGTCCGTTCGTACGCCGCTGGATTCATATTTACGACCTCGCTGCCCCCGACGGTGTTATGCGGTGCGCTCAAAGCCATCAACATTTTGGCCTCCGACGTGGGACGTCAACTGCGTGCCCAGCACCAAGAAAATGTACGATATCTTCGCACAAAGCTACGGGAGGAAGGGTTCCCGGTGGAACACACTCCCAGTCATATCATTCCAGTAAAAATCGGAAACCCGGCGCAATGTACCGAGTTATCCGATTTAATGATCAAACGGTTTGGACACTACATCCAAGCCATCAATTATCCGACGGTTGCACGTGGCGAAGAGAAACTTCGTTTGGCGCCGACACCACACCATACCAGGGAGATGATGGATATTTTAGTACGTGATTTGAAGATAGTCTGGATAGATTTAGGACTACCCTTGAATGGACCACCATGCACTGCG GAGTGCACTTTTTGCCGCAAGCCACTGTTGTTCGATCGCTTCGAGTCCCGCACTAAATCGAGCTGCGCTGCTGAAATCAATTGCCAGATACCAAACTGCCCGCAAATTGCCGCCATCGCTAATTAA
- the LOC129731940 gene encoding leucine-rich repeat-containing G-protein coupled receptor 4-like, with translation MKIWSLTVLALFCAGTSEAYLCMCSPNSCVLIHPNTDFFKQAESFCSTFRTAAHDISIIKLLDSELAPEAFIKFPNMTSLEIFQGHLAKFTSDTFHGAGKLTKLVIRGNALSALEEYSFKGADSMKDLMISANPLQTISVNAFANLQQLEILILAHGEIAALPANLFRNNRALKVISLNSNRIKSIDAEIFDGLDELAKLDLAENQLTAFDFKFLKAAVVVLNNNSLEHLAVNEHCNSVYANNNHIRTITVNGNNIAKLSLINNRIRDISNITKLTNLTSLSLGSNELAPDTVFSAFAAVEELMLQSTYINLTPDTFANLINLKILDLSYNNLTMVDFKIFGSQNSLQVLSYVGNQIKHFNYLEAREYLPRLRVLEICKNGWNNTYFENNVSRMKKFQISPDMHGFASHFLFRDEFINMCSEKLFVDYSYEDFAPIDSDIEDEINLSYTTTSTVATTTTVMSTSPVIPSTVDVSSTEKTREDNENQSSQQHHHIIEHNSNASVPVKEIVLLAPEKSASPFYVTFLVLVYILSAVGLISLVALAYLWRKRQLNVRHLTEFSTEASSDAVRLM, from the exons ATGAAAATTTG GTCTCTCACCGTTTTGGCACTGTTTTGTGCCGGTACATCAGAGGCTTATCTCTGCATGTGTTCACCAAACAGCTGCGTATTAATTCATCCAAACACGGATTTTTTCAAGCAAGCAGAGAGTTTCTGCTCAACGTTCCGAACGGCAGCCCACGACATTTCGATAATCAAGCTACTGGATTCTGAGCTTGCTCCCGAAGCATTCATAAAATTCCCGAACATGACTTCacttgaaattttccaaggtcATCTTGCCAAATTTACCTCCGACACATTTCACGGGGCTGGAAAGCTAACGAAGTTAGTGATAAGAGGAAACGCTTTGTCTGCTCTAGAAGAGTACAGCTTCAAGGGAGCCGACAGTATGAAAGATCTGATGATTTCCGCTAATCCATTGCAAACAATTTCTGTAAACGCATTTGCTAATCTGCAACAGTTGGAAATTCTGATTTTGGCTCATGGAGAAATTGCTGCCCTGCCAGCGAACCTATTTAGAAATAATCGTGCGTTGAAGGTGATATCGTTAAACAGCAATCGAATCAAATCTATTGATGCCGAAATTTTCGATGGTCTAGATGAGTTAGCTAAGCTAGATTTAGCAGAGAACCAGTTGACAGCGTTCGATTTCAAATTCTTGAAAGCGGCGGTAGTAGTATTAAACAACAATAGCTTGGAACATTTGGCTGTCAATGAGCACTGCAACTCGGTGTACGCGAACAATAATCATATTCGAACAATAACAGTTAATGGTAACAACATCGCTAAGCTATCGTTGATAAACAATCGCATCCGTGATATCAGCAATATCACCAAGTTGACTAACCTAACCAGTTTGTCGTTGGGAAGTAATGAGCTTGCCCCTGACACCGTTTTTAGTGCTTTCGCCGCTGTAGAAGAACTCATGCTCCAATCCACCTATATTAATTTGACCCCGGATACCTTTGCAAATCTGATTAATCTAAAAATCTTGGATTTATCCTACAACAATCTTACCATGGTGGACTTCAAAATTTTTGGCTCACAGAACTCCCTACAAGTTTTAAGCTACGTTGgtaatcaaataaaacatttcaaCTACCTCGAAGCCCGCGAGTACCTTCCACGATTGCGTGTTTTGGAGATTTGCAAGAACGGCTGGAATAATACCTATTTTGAAAACAACGTCTCGAGGATGAAAAAGTTCCAGATAAGCCCTGATATGCACGGCTTTGCGTCCCACTTTTTGTTCCGCGATGAGTTCATCAATATGTGTTCAGAGAAACTGTTTGTTGACTACAGCTACGAGGATTTCGCACCGATCGACAGCGACATCGAGGACGAAATCAACCTATCGTACACAACTACATCCACGGTGGCAACAACTACGACAGTGATGTCAACATCACCGGTCATACCATCGACCGTCGATGTTTCGTCCACGGAGAAAACCAGAGAAGATAACGAGAATCAGTCGTCGCAACAGCATCACCATATCATCGAACACAATTCGAACGCATCAGTTCCGGTTAAGGAAATCGTCCTTCTCGCACCAGAAAAATCTGCTTCCCCATTCTATGTCACGTTTCTGGTGTTGGTTTATATTCTCTCGGCAGTTGGATTGATTTCACTCGTTGCATTGGCATATCTATGGAGAAAACGGCAGCTCAATGTGCGACATCTGACAGAATTCAGTACCGAAGCATCCTCCGATGCTGTACGTTTGATGTAA
- the LOC129730699 gene encoding 5-aminolevulinate synthase, erythroid-specific, mitochondrial isoform X1 codes for MNKLVNSATSTLFRSVSSIKKMPCPFLTRLSTSYVRNYGPALLKAYGSQCPVVTRTISTLQGNMPTGSGPVGAEPAVGTATALKEPVATPKLEVKQQNRALSSLQQPKEKEEGKKCPFLSSAAPHVKELGEESVDMPASRPFPYEEFFHDQIMRKKKDHSYRVFKKVNRLAEEGKFPQALEYSWGKRPITVWCSNDYLGMSCHPEVKKAVSQALETYGAGAGGTRNISGNSLNHENLEKRLAELHQKEGALLFTSCFVANDSTLFTLAKALPGCHIFSDAGNHASMIQGIRNSGVPKHIFRHNDPAHLRELLSKVDTSLPKIVAFETVHSMTGAICPLEELCDVAHEYGALTFVDEVHAVGLYGEHGAGVGEREGVLHKMDMISGTLGKAFGNVGGYVASTSRLIDMVRSYAAGFIFTTSLPPTVLCGALKAINILASDVGRQLRAQHQENVRYLRTKLREEGFPVEHTPSHIIPVKIGNPAQCTELSDLMIKRFGHYIQAINYPTVARGEEKLRLAPTPHHTREMMDILVRDLKIVWIDLGLPLNGPPCTAECTFCRKPLLFDRFESRTKSSCAAEINCQIPNCPQIAAIAN; via the exons ATGAATAAG CTAGTAAACTCTGCCACTTCAACTTTGTTCCGATCGGTAAGCAGCATTAAGAAAATGCCTTGCCCATTCCTGACCCGTCTGAGCACCAGCTATGTGCGCAACTATGGCCCCGCCCTGTTGAAGGCCTACGGTTCCCAGTGCCCGGTCGTTACGCGTACGATTTCGACCCTCCAGGGAAACATGCCGACTGGTAGCGGCCCGGTAGGTGCTGAGCCCGCCGTTGGTACGGCTACGGCCTTGAAGGAGCCGGTAGCAACTCCCAAGCTGGAGGTTAAGCAGCAAAATCGCGCCCTTAGCTCGCTGCAGCAGCCCAAGGAGAAGGAGGAAGGCAAGAAGTGTCCGTTCCTGAGCTCGGCCGCGCCGCATGTCAAGGAACTTGGAGAGGAAAGCGTGGATATGCCTGCTAGTCGGCCGTTCCCGTACGAGGAATTTTTCCATGATCAAATCATGCGTAAGAAGAAGGACCATTCGTATCGCGTTTTCAAAAAAGTAAATCGTTTGGCGGAGGAAGGAAAGTTCCCGCAAGCGTTGGAATACTCATGGGGTAAGCGTCCGATTACGGTCTGGTGCTCAAACGACTATCTCGGCATGTCCTGTCATCCGGAGGTGAAGAAGGCCGTTTCTCAAGCGTTGGAAACGTACGGAGCCGGTGCTGGTGGAACGCGTAACATTTCCGGCAACTCTTTGAATCACGAGAACCTGGAAAAACGTTTAGCTGAGCTTCACCAAAAAGAGGGGGCTCTTTTATTCACCTCGTGTTTCGTTGCGAACGATTCTACGCTTTTCACTCTAGCTAAAGCTTTACCGGGATGTCATATCTTTTCGGATGCCGGAAACCACGCTTCGATGATACAAGGTATTCGAAACAGTGGAGTGCCCAAGCATATTTTCCGTCACAATGATCCTGCTCATTTACGGGAATTACTTTCGAAGGTGGATACGTCGTTGCCTAAAATTGTTGCATTTGAAACTGTTCACTCTATGACGGGAGCTATCTGCCCACTAGAAGAACTGTGCGATGTTGCTCATGAGTATGGAGCTTTGACGTTCGTAGACGAAGTTCATGCTGTCGGGTTATATGGTGAACACGGAGCGGGTGTGGGTGAGAGAGAAGGAGTACTCCATAAAATGGACATGATTTCGGGGACGCTTGGTAAAGCGTTTGGAAATGTGGGTGGTTACGTTGCCAGTACCTCGCGTTTGATAGATATGGTCCGTTCGTACGCCGCTGGATTCATATTTACGACCTCGCTGCCCCCGACGGTGTTATGCGGTGCGCTCAAAGCCATCAACATTTTGGCCTCCGACGTGGGACGTCAACTGCGTGCCCAGCACCAAGAAAATGTACGATATCTTCGCACAAAGCTACGGGAGGAAGGGTTCCCGGTGGAACACACTCCCAGTCATATCATTCCAGTAAAAATCGGAAACCCGGCGCAATGTACCGAGTTATCCGATTTAATGATCAAACGGTTTGGACACTACATCCAAGCCATCAATTATCCGACGGTTGCACGTGGCGAAGAGAAACTTCGTTTGGCGCCGACACCACACCATACCAGGGAGATGATGGATATTTTAGTACGTGATTTGAAGATAGTCTGGATAGATTTAGGACTACCCTTGAATGGACCACCATGCACTGCG GAGTGCACTTTTTGCCGCAAGCCACTGTTGTTCGATCGCTTCGAGTCCCGCACTAAATCGAGCTGCGCTGCTGAAATCAATTGCCAGATACCAAACTGCCCGCAAATTGCCGCCATCGCTAATTAA